In Rahnella sikkimica, the following are encoded in one genomic region:
- a CDS encoding GGDEF domain-containing protein, which produces MPFVKYEDGLFTKNESRKTLYMPMVFSLALCVLVMIINLVSFPKKVIGHSWMQNSGWVFDLVQLLILNFILWSFNRLTVQASLRRWINLGLLIWIMSAAFDVMDEFIHQPMWVGYFIEDVSRLTGMLCVSIGIYFIVRYVNDKYADVSIDSYRDELTHLPNRRYFRNILLELDNTNIYVFIIDIDFFKNINDKYGHDIGDEVLRAFGDLLSSLYDGHVTASRIGGEEFAVILQLPSKQEASLVAEKILSRTRDLLLRGEIRFTVSIGAGHKKEDETVGNLLKRVDVALYDAKCRGKNRIEWAAG; this is translated from the coding sequence ATGCCATTCGTGAAATATGAAGACGGACTTTTTACTAAAAATGAATCACGAAAAACCCTGTATATGCCAATGGTGTTCTCACTGGCGCTGTGTGTTCTGGTGATGATAATTAATCTGGTCAGCTTTCCCAAAAAAGTCATCGGGCACTCCTGGATGCAAAATTCCGGCTGGGTATTTGACCTGGTTCAGTTGCTGATACTTAATTTTATCTTATGGAGTTTTAACCGCTTAACGGTTCAGGCCAGTCTGCGCAGGTGGATCAACCTGGGCTTACTTATCTGGATAATGTCAGCGGCTTTCGATGTGATGGATGAATTTATCCATCAACCGATGTGGGTGGGATATTTTATTGAGGATGTCTCCAGACTGACCGGGATGCTCTGCGTTTCGATTGGCATCTATTTTATTGTGCGGTACGTGAATGATAAATATGCCGATGTCAGTATAGATTCTTATCGTGATGAATTGACGCATTTGCCAAACCGACGTTATTTCAGAAATATTCTTCTGGAATTAGACAATACCAATATTTATGTTTTTATCATTGATATCGACTTCTTTAAAAACATCAATGACAAATACGGGCATGACATCGGTGATGAAGTTCTTCGGGCGTTCGGGGATCTGCTGAGCAGCCTGTATGACGGCCATGTCACCGCCTCCAGAATCGGCGGCGAAGAGTTTGCGGTGATTTTGCAGTTGCCCTCAAAACAGGAAGCCAGTCTCGTGGCGGAAAAAATATTATCCCGAACCCGCGACTTACTTCTCCGGGGGGAAATCCGCTTTACCGTCAGTATCGGAGCCGGTCACAAAAAAGAAGATGAAACGGTCGGGAATTTACTCAAACGCGTCGATGTCGCCCTGTATGACGCGAAATGTCGGGGTAAGAACCGGATCGAATGGGCCGCCGGGTAA
- the ddpX gene encoding D-alanyl-D-alanine dipeptidase, with product MNTKTPDVALTDLAQSLPDAVIDLKYATADNLTGQPIYRESRCLLHPDAAAALVRCNQVAKLAGFRLKIYDAYRPQAAQACLWAAFPNPDYVVDIKLGSHHSRGVAVDLTLLDDQGDVLDMGAGFDEMTEVSHPFYPDLPPEIQRNRLLLNAVMAAGGFKGITSEWWHFELPDAKTYPLLDERFGCYPPVNAA from the coding sequence ATGAACACAAAAACACCCGATGTCGCACTGACCGACCTGGCGCAAAGCCTGCCAGACGCTGTGATCGACCTGAAATATGCCACCGCCGATAACCTGACCGGTCAGCCGATTTATCGCGAATCGCGCTGCCTGTTGCACCCCGATGCGGCCGCTGCGCTGGTGCGTTGCAATCAGGTCGCGAAGCTGGCGGGATTCCGGTTGAAAATCTACGACGCTTACCGGCCGCAGGCGGCGCAGGCCTGTTTGTGGGCAGCGTTTCCGAACCCGGATTATGTTGTGGATATCAAACTCGGCTCGCACCACAGCCGGGGCGTGGCGGTCGATCTGACGTTGCTTGATGATCAGGGCGACGTACTGGATATGGGCGCGGGTTTTGATGAAATGACCGAAGTCTCGCACCCGTTTTATCCGGATTTACCGCCGGAGATCCAGCGAAACCGTTTACTGCTCAATGCCGTGATGGCGGCGGGCGGCTTTAAAGGCATCACCAGCGAGTGGTGGCACTTTGAATTACCGGATGCCAAAACGTATCCGT
- a CDS encoding sensor domain-containing phosphodiesterase, translating into MLTDLGSDESKKRAAIDLLKNHDEVRDDALKEYTRLACLLLKMPICFVSVMDDEKQYIKSAQNVAVTETRLSEAFCVSTLEQGKTFICADTARHPDFRHFQAVTEAPFVRFYAGCPLNTQDGVSVGTLCLLDTQPRTLSAEQVGIFETLAGLVSGFLASWHAVGYIDIVTLLPNRQRMLKDIAVSAQSTFKLVIIDCIDMPFAYEMARSLGMTAVENLLRDMAVQLQTRLQIPAQLYAVAVGRFAWFTTAEEGATLEDIAQRLRGIQARINPEVPLDLDIHIGDSGPCDNTMTPVEILRRAVSALHEAISHEHRFMTFDATLDNRKKNDFSLLTGLRKALQEDNGLYLVYQPKVSLVTGLVTGVEALLRWKHPEHGEVLPGLFIPLVERTSLMRELTAWVIDHAIAQLSLWRDRGISLPVSVNLAASDFSRPDFADELEQKMRDAGLTPALLGVECLETEKMLESPAALHGLEMLKLRGFKISLDDFGSGYSNINYLRQIPMDIIKLDRSIVSNIASDKASRIIVRNVIRLLKQLDYVVLAEGVEDDQTVDILRGLGCDEVQGYVYARPLRPRDFEAWCHAKNHHPAKPSI; encoded by the coding sequence ATGTTGACCGATCTGGGCAGCGATGAAAGTAAAAAGCGCGCGGCGATCGACCTGCTGAAAAACCATGATGAGGTTCGGGACGACGCGTTGAAAGAATATACGCGTCTGGCCTGCCTGCTATTAAAGATGCCGATATGCTTTGTGTCGGTGATGGATGATGAAAAGCAGTACATCAAATCCGCACAGAATGTTGCGGTAACCGAAACGAGACTCAGCGAAGCATTCTGCGTAAGTACGCTGGAACAAGGCAAGACGTTCATTTGTGCCGATACCGCCCGGCATCCTGATTTCAGACACTTTCAGGCCGTTACAGAAGCCCCTTTTGTCCGTTTTTATGCCGGTTGCCCGCTCAATACGCAGGACGGCGTAAGTGTCGGGACATTGTGTCTTTTAGATACACAACCCCGGACACTTTCAGCCGAGCAGGTGGGGATTTTTGAGACGCTGGCCGGGCTGGTGTCGGGTTTTCTGGCATCGTGGCATGCCGTTGGTTATATCGACATTGTCACGCTTCTGCCTAACCGCCAGCGGATGCTCAAAGACATTGCTGTTTCAGCGCAGAGCACATTTAAGCTCGTCATCATTGACTGCATTGACATGCCTTTTGCGTACGAAATGGCGCGTTCGCTGGGGATGACCGCTGTCGAAAATTTACTGCGGGATATGGCGGTTCAGCTTCAAACCCGGTTGCAGATACCGGCGCAACTTTACGCCGTTGCCGTCGGGCGATTTGCCTGGTTCACCACCGCCGAAGAGGGCGCGACATTAGAAGATATCGCCCAACGTCTGCGCGGAATTCAGGCCAGAATCAACCCCGAGGTGCCTCTGGATTTGGATATTCATATCGGCGACTCGGGGCCGTGTGATAACACGATGACGCCGGTAGAAATACTGCGTCGTGCGGTCAGCGCATTGCATGAAGCGATCAGTCATGAACACCGGTTTATGACGTTTGATGCGACGCTGGATAACCGCAAGAAGAATGATTTTAGCCTGCTTACCGGCCTGAGAAAGGCGCTTCAGGAGGATAACGGGTTATATCTGGTGTATCAGCCCAAGGTTTCTCTGGTGACCGGTCTGGTGACGGGCGTTGAGGCGCTGCTGCGCTGGAAGCATCCTGAACACGGCGAAGTTTTGCCGGGGCTTTTTATTCCTCTGGTGGAAAGAACCAGCCTGATGCGCGAACTGACGGCATGGGTCATTGATCATGCTATTGCGCAGTTAAGCCTGTGGCGTGACCGGGGGATTTCATTACCTGTCTCTGTGAACCTGGCCGCCAGTGATTTTTCCCGGCCTGACTTTGCCGATGAACTGGAACAAAAAATGCGCGATGCCGGGCTGACACCCGCCTTGCTGGGTGTGGAGTGTTTAGAAACGGAGAAAATGCTGGAAAGCCCGGCGGCACTTCACGGGCTGGAGATGCTAAAATTGCGCGGGTTTAAGATCTCACTGGATGACTTTGGTTCCGGTTACAGCAACATCAACTATCTGCGGCAGATCCCCATGGACATCATTAAACTCGACCGTTCGATTGTGAGTAACATTGCCAGTGATAAAGCCAGCCGCATTATTGTCCGCAATGTCATCAGGCTGCTTAAGCAACTCGATTATGTGGTGCTGGCGGAAGGTGTGGAAGATGACCAAACGGTCGACATTCTGCGTGGGTTGGGGTGTGACGAGGTACAGGGTTATGTTTACGCCAGGCCGCTGAGACCCAGGGATTTTGAGGCCTGGTGCCACGCCAAAAATCATCATCCGGCTAAACCGTCAATCTAA
- a CDS encoding MurR/RpiR family transcriptional regulator, whose product MQPAQDVIEQIEASFSAQTPTGKRIAGYLLANLAQIPFETADSIARSAATSGISVGRYLRSLGYRNLDDFKQTLRQQSGTAYQPWVVTDRLGAYRERSKQPQQEKLGQSLTLELEAINHVYQLAQSDSFAQVSRRLAEAEAVFILGIQSVRGIANNFASYLEYLRPKVYFADGLSGTYVESLNSEFAQPYLVVTDTRAYSKMAQTYCEAACERGLNVALITDIYCPWARDYPVDLLQVKTDTGQFWDSMAPLSCLFNLLCSSVLELRGNDVEQRLANNRILQKQLGQFES is encoded by the coding sequence ATGCAGCCAGCGCAGGATGTGATTGAACAAATCGAAGCGTCGTTCTCCGCACAAACGCCAACGGGGAAGCGCATTGCCGGTTATCTGCTGGCCAATCTGGCGCAAATTCCGTTCGAAACCGCCGACAGCATTGCGCGCAGCGCGGCGACCAGCGGTATTTCGGTCGGGCGTTATCTGCGCAGTCTCGGCTATCGCAACCTGGATGATTTCAAGCAAACGCTGCGCCAGCAAAGCGGAACCGCGTATCAGCCGTGGGTGGTCACCGACCGGCTGGGCGCATACCGCGAACGCAGCAAACAGCCGCAGCAGGAAAAGTTAGGGCAATCGCTGACGCTCGAACTTGAGGCCATTAATCACGTTTATCAACTGGCGCAGAGCGACAGTTTTGCGCAGGTCAGCCGCCGTCTGGCCGAGGCCGAGGCGGTGTTTATTCTCGGCATTCAGTCGGTGCGCGGTATCGCCAATAATTTTGCGAGCTATCTCGAATATCTGCGTCCGAAAGTGTATTTCGCCGACGGACTTTCCGGCACCTACGTGGAATCGCTCAATTCGGAATTCGCACAACCTTATCTGGTGGTTACTGATACCCGCGCTTACTCGAAAATGGCGCAAACCTATTGTGAGGCGGCCTGCGAACGCGGGCTGAACGTGGCGCTGATCACCGACATTTACTGTCCGTGGGCGCGCGATTATCCGGTCGATTTATTGCAGGTGAAAACGGATACCGGCCAGTTCTGGGATTCGATGGCGCCGCTCAGCTGCCTGTTCAACCTGCTGTGTTCTTCCGTGCTGGAACTGCGCGGGAATGACGTGGAACAGCGGCTGGCGAACAACCGGATTTTGCAGAAACAGCTCGGACAATTTGAATCGTAA
- a CDS encoding cryptochrome/photolyase family protein, with product MTKNRRLCLVLGDQLSFDLASLNGLDAQRDAVLLVEVMEEARHVPHHPQKIVLIFSAMRHFAQALKQQGFCVHYVTLDDPLNSGSVPGELLRWQSQLQSEEVHLTECGDWRLEHSLRECGLPLQWHSDTRFLCSRDEFSSWAKDKKQLRMEFFYREMRRKSGLLMNIDGTPAGGNWNFDAENRKALPKSVVAPYPARFSADAITQDVLELVRAQFANHYGSVDVFDYPVTHADAQSLWDYFLDFGLAAFGDYQDAMACDEPFLFHARISAALNIGLLDVRQLCGDVESAYLSGRIKLNAAEGFIRQLIGWREYVRGVYWLKMPDYAGGNVFGNSRPLPEFYWTGKTQMNCMRQAIGQSLEYAYAHHIQRLMVTGNFALLAGIAPAEICEWYLAIYMDAFDWVELPNTLGMVMHADGGYLGSKPYCASGQYINRMSDYCRTCVYKVSESTADNACPFNALYWHFIMRHSELLRGNHRMGLTYKNLDRLAESKREALWQRGEMLLAKLDAGESL from the coding sequence ATGACTAAAAACCGCCGGTTGTGTCTGGTGCTGGGCGATCAGCTTTCGTTTGATCTGGCTTCATTGAACGGGCTGGACGCGCAACGTGATGCCGTTCTTCTGGTTGAAGTCATGGAGGAGGCGCGCCATGTCCCTCACCATCCGCAAAAAATTGTGCTTATTTTCAGTGCAATGCGCCACTTTGCTCAGGCATTGAAACAGCAAGGTTTTTGCGTGCATTACGTCACTCTCGATGACCCGCTCAATTCCGGATCAGTACCGGGCGAATTACTGCGCTGGCAATCGCAGTTGCAGTCAGAAGAGGTTCACCTGACAGAATGCGGGGACTGGCGTCTTGAGCACTCGCTCAGAGAGTGTGGACTGCCCCTGCAATGGCATTCCGACACCCGTTTTTTGTGCTCGCGTGATGAGTTCTCATCCTGGGCCAAAGACAAAAAGCAGTTGCGCATGGAGTTTTTCTATCGGGAAATGCGCCGCAAAAGCGGGCTGCTGATGAATATCGACGGCACACCGGCTGGCGGCAACTGGAATTTCGATGCAGAAAACCGTAAGGCGCTCCCCAAAAGCGTGGTCGCGCCCTATCCGGCACGCTTTAGCGCAGATGCCATCACTCAGGACGTCCTTGAGCTGGTTCGCGCGCAGTTCGCAAACCATTACGGTTCAGTCGACGTGTTCGATTATCCGGTGACGCACGCCGATGCTCAGTCACTGTGGGATTATTTTCTGGATTTCGGTCTGGCCGCGTTCGGGGATTATCAGGATGCGATGGCGTGCGATGAGCCATTTTTATTTCACGCACGGATCAGCGCGGCGCTCAATATTGGTTTGCTGGATGTGCGGCAGCTGTGTGGCGATGTGGAATCTGCCTATCTGTCCGGCAGAATTAAACTCAATGCGGCTGAAGGTTTTATTCGCCAGCTTATTGGATGGCGCGAATATGTGCGCGGCGTCTACTGGCTGAAGATGCCGGACTATGCGGGTGGCAACGTCTTTGGGAACAGCAGGCCACTTCCTGAATTCTACTGGACCGGTAAAACCCAGATGAACTGCATGCGTCAAGCCATCGGCCAGAGCCTTGAATATGCCTACGCGCACCACATCCAACGGCTGATGGTGACGGGCAACTTCGCACTGCTCGCAGGCATTGCGCCCGCTGAAATATGCGAATGGTATCTCGCCATTTACATGGACGCTTTCGACTGGGTTGAGTTACCCAATACGCTCGGCATGGTCATGCACGCCGACGGGGGATATCTGGGCTCCAAACCTTACTGCGCCAGCGGTCAGTATATAAACCGTATGTCTGACTATTGCCGTACTTGTGTGTACAAAGTCAGTGAAAGCACAGCGGATAACGCCTGCCCTTTCAATGCGCTGTACTGGCACTTTATTATGCGGCACAGCGAACTTCTGCGCGGAAATCACCGCATGGGCCTGACTTACAAAAATCTTGACCGGCTGGCGGAATCTAAGCGGGAAGCGCTCTGGCAACGCGGCGAGATGCTGCTGGCGAAGCTCGATGCAGGGGAATCACTTTAA